ATTAAATCTCTTTTGAATGAAAAATAATTCTTCTCATTCTTTGACAAGTTTGTGATAATTTTTTTTAACTCTTTATTAAAACCAACACAATCAACTTTCAGAAAAGTATTCCTACATGCGTCCCGAATATCTTGATTTGTATTGTTTAGATCCTTTACAAATACGTAAAATTTGTTTTTTGTAAGTTGATTTCCAACTGGATTGAAAGGTGAAAATGTATTATAAAATTCATTTACCCATTTAGAACAATAATTAATTGAATCTGTAATTGTGCTTATTGAATAAAATCTATTTAACTGCATATAAGTTTTATACCTGCAAATTTTGTTAGTTCCTGTATCACTTAGAATAAATTCATTAATGTTCCATCCATTTAAATATGATTTTTTATAAATTGAAAGAACAAAACCTTTATTCTTTTTAAAGATATCAAGATAATTATTCCACATTTTAATTGAATCTGGAGTGGACTCGTATTTTTGATATTGATAAAAGTAAACTTTAACTGATTCATCATTATCTTTATTTACAAATTGGTAAGTTTGATTAATCCCTAAAAAATCATTTATTAAATTCTCAGGTAATGCTCCTTCAGTTTCAGAAATTACTGGGTTACTAAAAATTCTATTATTCTTATACATTATAGGCATCATAACAGAATCAAACTTTGGATAAAAGGGAGTATTAACACTAAAGAACCCATTTTGATCTGTATAAAGAATTGGTTCTGGAGTTGAATTTTCAATAAAATTTAAAGTATTAAAAAAATCATTTGGATTGAAATATATAGATTTAGACTTTACAATCATCACAAAATAATTGGTTTTATTTCTAATTACTCTAAGAAATAATTTGGAACTATCTTTTGTTTTATAAGTTAAATCAATAGCTGGATTAGATTTGTAAAAAAAGTATTTCTTTTCTATTGGGTATGAAACAAAATCATTTGTTAGAAAACTTTCATTAAATAAGTTTAGTTCAAATGAATCTGACTCAAGAAAATTATTACTTAAATAATTATGCCTTTGAAACAAATAACAATCATCATTTAATTTAGATAGAAATTTATATTCGATAATATCTGAATTGTAAACATTTCCAGTTATTACATTTTTAGAAGGTTCTCCAGGAAACAATATTGAAAAATTCAATTTTTCATCTTTTATCAAAGTAGGATTAACTTTTGGAACATTTAAATTTATTGATTTAATGAAATTATCTGCATCACGACTTTTTAATAGGTAATCACCAACACCATTTATCCTGAAAATTAGGATATCGAAAGTATTAACAACTATTATATATATATGATAATCGCCATTTCTTGTTTTGTTAGTTATCAATAACCCCTTATAATTATTAATTTCTATTGATTTTTTAGAGATTATTTTGCCTGGTATATTTTCATAAAGCATACTATCAATTTTTGATAAAATAACATTAGCATTCTCACCAGTAAAGCACGAATATGTTGGAATTTTAGTAACACAATAGTAGACACTATTTGACATATTTGCTACTTGTTTACTGTTTAAATAACTGAAATCATTAGAATTTGAATATAATTCTTCTGGTATATTTATAGTATAATCTCCATTTTTAGATTCATATTTCTTTGTAGTAAAGGGGGTTTGAATTTTATCAAGTTTATCTTTTTGAGAAGAAACTTTATCTTCCATTTTAATTGGTTTCAAAATATAACCCTTTTGCCTTAAAATTTCAATAACTCCCTGAGTACCAGGTAAGTGAGCAGCCCCAACACCAGCAAAAATTGATTTATTTGATTTAATAATTGAATCAATAGAAAAAGCCTGAATTTCGTTTCTTTTTAATAAAAATTTATCATTAAATTTTTTAGAAACTATTAGCTTTGTGTTTATTGAATCTAGCATATCCAAATCTCCATTTCTATATGCTTCATTAATTTTCTCTTCAGATTGATAAGAATTATTTGATTTATCTTTCTTCTTTAACTTATCATAATACATATCAAAGTTTGCTTCACCTACAATCCGTTGTGACTCCATAAAGTTTTCCAACCCTGTGCATACTTTACCAAGTCTTTTCCCAGTTTGATAAATGTACAAATCTAAATATGTATCCTCTTCAAAGTCCTCATTAGATTTCGTTTTACGAAAAAGTAATCCATTAATTAGAAAAGGTTCACTCTTTAAAGCATATGATATGTAATTTTCATAGGAAGGGAATTTTAATACAGAAATATTGAAATATTTTTGATTTACATCATTGTAATATTTATAGAAATTATTTTGAATGCTATCTAAAATTACTAAATTATTTTGCCATTGCATTGGGTTAAGTTCTAATGCTACAACATCAGAACTCTTAATTGCATTATAAAACTCATCACCTAAATGAAAAACTAATTTACTACTTACATGCATTGTACCGAATAAATATGAGGGTTTGTTTAAACTGTTACCAGTAATCTCCCAAAGTAAACTAGGATATTTTTTTTCATTTGTTTGAGATACTAATTTATTTAAATTTAAAAAAATACTAATTAGAATTGCTATAAAATTTAATAGTAAAAATTTATTCGATTTACAGAAATGTATAAGTTTTCGCATTAGAAAAAAAGGTATATGAACTGACAATACTACTTTTTAGTATTAATATATATAATCGGAAAGGAGAATTAAAAGTAAAAAAAGAAGAAAAATTATCTATATTAATTGTTAGAAATTAACTTTAAAATTTCATCTTGAATTGTGTTTGATTTATCATCAGCATACCATTTATGAACACCAATATGAAAATCCTCTCCTTTAGATTTCATTGAAACTACTAATTCCTGAGCAGGCTTTGGTCTCGGTCCCCAATTCCAATTTTCTTTAAATGTAATTGGATTTAAAGATATCAATTTTGGGATAGATTTACTACCATTTGTTAAGTATTTATTCATTATAACTTCATTTTCATCTCTTAACAAAATTTTTAATTCAATGTTAGTAGTTGAATTTGCAATCATGTTTATAGCTGGAATATTTTGAGCAACATCACCACACCATGATTCAGCAAGAACTATCCATAATTGTTTTTTGTTGAGTAAACTTAACTTTTCTTGAAGTGTTGGATTCATTTTAAAAGTTTTTTCTACCCTATTCATTCTTTGTAAATTTATTTTAACATAATCAAGTATTTCAGTTGTATTGTATTCTAAGTCAACTGAAGTTGATTTCCCAGAATCAAATAAAATTTTACATAAATCCTTATATTGATTGAATGTAAATGCATTTATAATTATCTCTTGGGAAAAAACATTTCTTATTAACACAATATTTAATAATTGTAATTTATTAATGGAAAAAGAGAATTGAATGGAATAAAGATTAAGAATAACAATCAAAACTTATAAGTAAGAATTAATCTAATATTACTTAACCATTGCAGGAAATAACCTTTCACCAACTAAAGCAACTTTAGATAAACCCTCAACATATAAAACTCTAATCTTCTCTGCAAAATTAATATTATTTGGCATTTTAGTTTTTACATCAACTACTTTTGCTTCAATTTGAGCTTTTTCATATTTAACATAATATGTACCCCAAATAATTTTTTCAGCGCCTAATAACTTAGCAACTTCCCAAGTTTTGGTTTCATATGTAATACCTTTTAAATCGATATTCAATGCAGCAATTTGATCTTTTACATCTTGCATTGGAATAATCTTGTATGAATGACTTTCTAGTGGAAAATTTTTATTAAAAAACTGTTCTAAAGAATCTGAAAAAGAAAACATTAAACTGTCGTATTTAACTTCACCAGATAAATTTTTGAATGGAAAAATTGCAACAACAACTTTTTCTCCTGTAAACTTAGGGTAAACTTTCTTAATTTCAACAAGATTGCTATCTGGTTGAGTGACTTCAGTATTTGATGGAATAGATATAGTTTTTAAAGAATCTATTAAAGTAATTTTAGAAGATCCATTTGCCGAAGAACATCCAGTAATTAAGGCTATAACACCTATAGTAAATATAGTTTTCATTTAATAAATTATAATATAATTATTTGAATTATAAAAAATTGATAACAAACATTAAAAGAATAAAATTCAAGACATATCAATTTAGGAATATGTTTAATAGTTAAATAGTAGATTTTATTATTGCAAAGAAAGTTCTATAATTTTTTCACATAATTGTGCAAAACTCAATCCAATAACAGAAGCTGACTTAGGAACTAAACTTGTGGAGGTCATTCCTGGAAGAGTATTAACTTCTAAACAAAAGAGATTATTCTCTGAATCTAGCCTGAAGTCAACTCGGCTATAACTTCCGCATGCTAAAGCATCATGTGCCAAAAGAGCAAGAGCTTGAACTTCTTCAGTTACATCTAATGGTAAATCAGCAGGTGTAATATATTCGGTTTTACCAGCAGTGTACTTACTTGCATAATCATACATTCCAGATATTGGTTTTATTTCAATAACTGGTAATGCTTCTCCACCTAAAATTGGAACTGTAAGTTCTCTACCTTCAATAAATTCTTCAAACAAAATACTACTAGAATATATTGCAGCTGTATTATATGCATCCATTAATTCACTTTTATCTTTAACAATAGTTAATCCTACAGTCGATCCACCTGTATTAGGTTTAACAACAACAGGATAGTCGGTATGATCTTTAACATACTCTTCCAATTCTTCTATCGTTGCATCATCGGAATTTAAGCAAAACCATTCAGGTGTAGGAACACCTTCAAATTCAAACAATTTTTTACTCATTGCTTTATCCATTGCAACGCTAGAGCTCATAACTCCTGCACCTGTATATTTAATGCCCATTAGATCTAAAACTGCTTGAACTGTTCCATCTTCACCTGAAGCACCATGTAAAGCTAAAAAGGCAATATCAATATCTTTTGGAATTAATTGTAATGATATTATGATATTCTTATTATCATAAGTGCTCAATTCATCCATTGTTGGAGCATTTTCAGTTGGTTTCCCCAAAGATTCTAGCTCAACCAATGCTTTTTCACCAAGAGCAATATCATAAATCAATACTTCATGACCAGCATCTTTTAAAGCAATTGCTATAGCTTTTCCACTAGCTAAAGAGACATGTCTTTCTGGTGAAGTTCCTCCAAGCAAAACTGCTATTTTCATAATACAAATAAGTTTGTTGAAATATATTAAAGGACAATGAAATTAATAAAACTGAAAACGATTATTAATGCTTGCAAAATTAATCTTTAAATAGAAAAGCAGTAAAAATTATTTTTTATTTCAAATTTATTGGAACCAAACTAAATTTACAAATACTAACCTTTTATAAATAACTTTTTAACTAAATTTTAAAAAAAAATGAAAACAAAACCAAACTTTCAAAACATCTTTCTAAAAATGTTTCTTTTAACATTTCTAATTTTTACTACAAACACTTTACTTGCAGCAAATCCAGATTCTTTGAATCATAAAAAACATAGGCGTGATAAACGTGAAGACATTAGGGACAAAAAAGAAGATAAAAAAGATTTAAAAGAAGATAGAAAAGACAAAAGAGAGGATATCAAGGATAGAAGAGAAGACAGACGTGATAAAAGAGAAGATAGACGAGATACTGTAAAAGACAAAGAAGATATTAGAGACAGACGCGAAGATAGACGTGACAAAAGAGAAGATTTAAAAGATAAAAAGGAAGACAAAAAAGATAAAAGAGAAGATGTAAAAGATAGAAGGGAAGACAGAAGAGATAGAAAGAATAATCCCAAATAATTTCTTTAGTTATTAAAAGTAAATATTATTAATTCCTAAGCAATATCAATTTGCTTAGGACTTTTTAATTATTAATAGAACACTTATTTGAAAATAATTTGATATTTCTAAAGTTGAATTTTAAAGAAATGAAAAACAAGATATCTATTATTAATTTCTTGAATGAATTAAATTATATAAATCTCAAATTAAAATTAATTAGGATTATTAAAATATTATTCACTATTAAACTTAAATTTAACTCCTTCTTTAATCATTAAAATCAAACCAACAACAGTAATAAAAATATAGGGTATAAAATGAGTAATCAGGGTAAACGCAACTGCAATATTATTATCGATATTATATAGTTTAGTAAGTACGCTAATACAAGCATAATGGAATAAACCTGCACCACCTGGTGTTGGTGCAATTGTTACAGCAATTAATGTTGCTCCTAACATTACGAACATATCTGAAAAATACATATTTTTAAAATCAAAAGCATAAAAACCAAAATAAAAAACCAAACCATAAAAAATCCACATTATAATTGAGTAAAAAATAATTTTAACATATTTAGTACCATTATCAAATTTAAAACCCAATCTTATATCATGTAAAATTCTTTTACCAAATTCTCCAATTTTTATATTAATCAAGTAAATTTTCCCAACTATTAAATCACCAATTTTAGTTTTAATTATAAGCCAAATAAAGAACAAAACAACTATTAACGGAATTAAGATAATTAGTAGAAGTTCAATTTCATTTTTGCCATAAAATAAAACTGAAAGTTTATCTTTAGCAGAATAAATTAAAAAGGTAATTAAAACTAAAAGTACAATTCCATCTAAGAGTCGTTCAACTATTACTGTAGCAGCAATTTGTGTAAAAGGTCTATTAATTTTCTTAGAAAGTAATAATGGTCTGATTGCTTCCCCAGATCTAGGGATTAAATTGCTCATTGCATAACCAATTATTGTATAAGTAAAAGTAAATGTTGATTTTATTTGGTTGGATTCAGATATCATTAATCTCCATCTTTCAGCTCTTATTAAATGTGCAATTAACATGCTAAATGCTTGTAAGACTACAAACCAAATTTTAACATCTTTCAAAGATTTAAATATTTGAGACCATTCAACACCTTTAAATGAAAACCATAAGCCAATTATAACTACAATTGAAATGAGAATAATGTATATTGATTTTTTTAACAAGATAATTTTTAATGGAAATTTTTATTTATAAATTAATATAGTTATAACTTTTAGATTAAAATCATTAGTGAAATTAATTTTTTTTTTGGTTCTAAAGTTTTAAGTTAAAAAATTTCTTTCAAATTGAAATTACAAATATGGTTTATTAAGATTCAGTTAAAATAATTGGATTAAAAATATTTATACATCGAATAAATGTTTGTAATTTAAAAAATAATTTGGCTTATTAATAATAGGGTTTAATATATTTGCCAAGTAAAATCTCTCTCATTAAAATTCTACGAAAACTAATAATTATCAAACATGGCATTTGATTTTCAACGTACAATTCAAGAATTGCAGAACGCAATTGAGTTCGTTAATTCAAGGTTAATTAATCGTGAAGAAGTAATAGAACAAATATTCTGTGCTATTCTAACAGGTGAGCATGCTCTTATTCAAAGCAGAACAGGAGTTGCAAAATCATTAATGACTGAACAGATTTTTAGTTTGATTAATGGTGCAAAATATTTCAAGGTTCAAGCTTCTAAAGAACAACAACCAGATACTTATTTTGGTGCATTAGATATTGGAAAACTTAAGGAAGGTATAATTTGGCATAGAACTGAAGGAAGTTTGGTTGAAAGTGAATTCGGATTTATTGATGAAATATTTGATGCTAATGATTTTACTCTTCGTGCTTTATTATCTTTATTAAATGAAAGGCAATTAATGTTAGGTGTTCAAAATCAAAAAGCAGCTATTCATACTGTAATTGCAGCTACAAATTATTTGCGAATTTCTGATATTACAGAAGCTTTGTTAGATAGATTTGCATACCAATCAGTAATATTTCCCGATAAAGATCCTTTTACACAATATAGAATTTCTAGGCAATACCTAACTCATGGAGGAAGAGTTGCAATTCCACCAAAAAAAATTGAGTATTCAGATTTGTATGAAGTTTCTAAAATGTGTAATGGAGAAAGTGATTTAGTAACTATAACAATTCCTCAAGAAATTGCTTACTATACTAATCTAGTTATTAGATATTATGAAGAACTAAGGAATAGGCAATTAGCTTCAAGACCAGATGATATGCCAGGGCGTGATTTTTATATTTCTCCACGTAAACAAATGAAGGCTTTTGATTTATTAAGAGCTATTGCTTTTATGCATGGAAGAAGTACTGTTACTTTATCTGATGTAGATAAATTGTACGTACTTTTTACAACAATTGGAATTACTGAAGAAAGAGAAATATGGAAGAAAGCTAGCGATGCATTATCTCATCAATTTAATGCAACTAAAGCATTAGAGCAAATAAAAATTTTATTGGATTTAAAAGATATTCTAGATCAAATGAAAGTTAATCCAGAATTGATGTTGAAACCAATTCCAGGCTTTGAAGGTTCACAATCTAAAAGATCTATCCTAGAATGGGCAAAAGAAACTGTTGGAGTTAGTAATGCTGAATTTGAAAATAACAAAAGAATAATAACAGAATTTTTAGACAAATTTGAACCTACAACTGATGAAGTTCGTGATCTTAGAGCAAAAGTCCAAAAAGATACTTGGTTAATATTTAGGTCAGGTGGTAACCAACTTGAAGAGACTGCACTACATTAAAAGATTTTTACTATTATATTTAAAATCTGAACATTATTCCTTTATTTATTTTATAAGTTATTTAAATTAATTTTATATACTTTATTAATTATTCCTAGTTTTACTTTTACAAAGTAACAACCCTTTAGTTTATCAATTTCTCTATTTTGAATTTCATGAAAACCTTTTGCGAAAAATTTATTGGTGCAAACCTCACATACAATCCTTCCAAGTTCATCATAAATATTAATTGATACTAATGAATTAACTTTTTGTTCAAACCTAATATTCTTTGAGTTAATTTCAAAAAATAAATCTGTTGATCCAGATTGAACAATATCATTTGTTGATTGATTAATTCTTACAGATAATATGCTTGTTTTATTGTTTTCAATTCTTGTCCAAATTCCATATATAATATCTTTGTAAGCTGTAACACCAATATAATCTCCTAAAAATATACTTTTATCTGGTGTAAAAGATGATTCACTAATTTTAATATTATTAAAATTGTCACCTCCATCTGTTGAGGTTGCTAAATATACATCAGTAGCATCATTTATGCTTGACCTTCTATCATAAAAAATTATATGAATTTTCCCATTTGATTGATCAAGAGTCATTGATGAAAAGAATTGAGCTTTTTTAGTTAAATCATTGTTAACGATGATTGGTTTGCTCCAAGTTAAACCTTTGTCAACTGACTTTATAATCCATACATCTGGATTATCAACTCCGTTCCTTTGATCAGTCCAACTAACATAAATTGTTCCCTTATAAACAGAGTTACTATTATCAACTGAGATTGATGGTAAACCATTACATCTTTGTAGACCTGAAACTAAATAATCCCATCCTCCTTTCTGATCTGAAATTACAATATCATTATTAAGCCAAGTTTCACCACCATCAATTGATTTATCAAAAAACAATTTTTGATTATAAGCCCATACAACATACAAATTGCCTTCTGAATCTACTGCTGGTGAAGCTCCTTCAGTAGCATCATCTCCATCCAAACAACTACCACTTTTATCATTTATTCTTTTTGATATGCTCCATGAATTTCCACTATCTGTGGATTTAGAAAACATAATGTTTGAGCTATCATTAGGCTTATTAGATGAGTACTCGTCAAATTGAGTCCAGGTAAGATAAATATTCCCAGAATACTTGCCATTTGATAAATCAATGCATCCCCATTCTTTATCCTGATCTCTTAAAGGAAATTTATCATCATATCCAGTTGCACTTTCAGTCTCCCAAGTTTGCCCTTTATCAAAACTTTTTTGACATATTATTCTATCAAGCCAAGTTGTTTTGTTTGATTTATTTGAATAAGACAAATGAAAATAATAAAAATTGTTTTTGTAAACTGATAAAATAAATGGATCTCCCCATACACCATATTTAGATATTATATTTGCAGTATTCCAAGTTGAGCCTCCATTATTTGAAGTGAACACTTTATCAATATTTGCTCCAGCAACTAATTCATTTACATTGTTTGGATTTAATGCAATATGCACTTCGCTAGTAGTAGGGTCGTTATTTACAATAATATTTTTAAACTGAGAAAAAACAAAGTTTCTTACAATTAAGCTCAAAATAATAACATGTATTAAAATTACAATTAAACTATTTATTATTTTTATCATAGTTAAATTAAATTTTCTAAATCATAAATTTTTAATGGTATATTTTTTAAGCTCATAAATCCCTCTCCATACTTAGCCCCAATCATCCATCCCCAATGCCTCATTCGGGCAATTAAAGCTTCCATAAAATCCGGATTTGAAATGAATGTTTCTGGTTCTCCTACTCTTTCTTGAGTTTTCACGCCAGGTAAAGTAACTTGTGAAGAATATGCTGCTGAAGCTTTTAATTTATCATTAAATTCATCACTTATATCAATTACAAAATCAGGTATAGTTTCATAGGAATGAAAAAAACAAAACATTCTTTCAGGTCTGTGAGGTTGTTGATCAACATTATTATAAGTTGTTTTTTCGTGTCTTAAACCTGAATCAAAATAAGCTCTTCTAACTAATTTATGAACTGCTTCATGATCTGGGTGCCTATCATATTCCCATGGAAACAAAATTATCTTTGGTTTGAAATGTCTGATTGCTTTAACTACCTTTAAAGTATTCAATTTATTAACTTCTATATTTCCATCAGGCAATCCTAAATTCCATCTCAAATCAGAAGTAATACCAAGAATTCTATTTGCATTATTTGTTTCATGATTTCGTAGTTCCATTGAACCTCTAGAACCCCTTTCTCCTTTTGTTAAATCGCAAATTGCAAAACATTTTCCTTGTTTCTTAGATTTTTAAAAGAGTACCAGCAATACAAAATTCAGCATCATCAGGATGAGCAGTAATAACTAATATATCTGTCATAAATTTATTTTAAAATGTAAATCGATTTTTGTTTAAATAACGATTAAAATGATACTTTTGGAGTTAGGAAAAAAATGAATGGATGCTCATAAGTTCTATTTGATCTTAACAGATTGTTTGATAATCCACTAAATTTAAAACCAAAATTATTTGTTAACCATGTTTCAAAACTGGCTATTAGACTTAAATTAGACATTACAATTTTAATCGATGAATTACCTTCATAAAAAGAGTAATTAAAATTAGAATATAATGATAAATATCTTTCAGTATTAACAATAGATGAATTTGAATTATTTATTGATAATTGATCAAATACGTTATAGTTAAGACCTATGCTAAAGCTTGTATGATTCTTTAACTTAAAATTATAATATAAAAGCAAATCTTGAGAGTTAACGTAACTACTATCATTAAAACCAAATAACCAAGGTGAGTATTTAAATAAACAATTAAAATTTGAGTAATTTACTTCACCTATCAGACCAAAAGTCGGTTCTAAAATTCTTTTTTTGTAAAATCCAAAGTTAGTATTTCCTCCAGAAAATGGAAGTAATAAACCCAATGAGTAATTGATATATTCTAAATTTAAATTCAAGTTCCCATTGTTCCAGAAAATCGAATTTGGTTCATTATTACTAAATGAAATTTTCCCATATACTTCATTATCAAATTTATACTTAAGTTCATCTAAGGAGATTTCAAAATGACTATTTTCTGAAAACTCATTTTCATAATTTAAATATTCATTATTAGTTGATTCTAAAGAATCGGAATTAATGATTTGATATAGCAAATTATCTCCCAAAGCAATTCTAATGTCTCGTACGTTAAACAAATTAATATCACCAAATCTAAGCCACTGTACTGATTTATCAATTTTCAATTTATCTGAATTAGAACATTTTATAACTCCTAAAACATTTTTATTTGAATTTATTAAATTTAGCTTCTCTTTATTTGGATTAGTTATAAAAAAATAACTTCTTAATGAATACTTAATTCTATCTAGAAAGTAATTAGACCTAATAAATTTTGGTAAAAGCTTCGCTTCAGAATGAGGTTTAATGGAAGTTACATCTGAACTAACTTTATTAATATAGATGTAATCTGGAATAAGAGAAGGGTTTATTACTTTAAGTTTTTCGTTTATCCAAAAACAATTTCTATTTATAATTGAATCTATTAAATCATTATTTAAAAATTCATTAAAACCAGAATCTATTACAATAGTTCCAATAGTAATTTGTAATAAAGATAATTTGTATTTATTGATTTCAAAATCAAGTTTTACCGAAATTCTTACATTATCTTCTAGCCTTGCTGTTTGAACGTTTGGATTCTCTTTTGTTAACCAATCATTTGCATTAATAACAATTTGCTTAGCTATATTTTGTTCGAGTTTTAAATCTTTATTCTGGATAGTCCATTCTGATATATATACTGATTGGGAAAAAACCGATATTGGTATTATAAAAATCAGAAAAAAAATGGATTTCATTAAATCTATAAAAGTAAAAAAGATATATAATTTAAGAGATAAAATTTAAATTAAAAATTTATTTAAGTTAATCTCCTTTAAAATTAACTGGATTTGATTTCGATAAACTACCTCTTTGATCTAAAGCATAAGCATGAAAAGTGAAATCTTGATTTTTATCTTTAATTTTAA
Above is a window of Chlorobiota bacterium DNA encoding:
- a CDS encoding TraB/GumN family protein, with amino-acid sequence MRKLIHFCKSNKFLLLNFIAILISIFLNLNKLVSQTNEKKYPSLLWEITGNSLNKPSYLFGTMHVSSKLVFHLGDEFYNAIKSSDVVALELNPMQWQNNLVILDSIQNNFYKYYNDVNQKYFNISVLKFPSYENYISYALKSEPFLINGLLFRKTKSNEDFEEDTYLDLYIYQTGKRLGKVCTGLENFMESQRIVGEANFDMYYDKLKKKDKSNNSYQSEEKINEAYRNGDLDMLDSINTKLIVSKKFNDKFLLKRNEIQAFSIDSIIKSNKSIFAGVGAAHLPGTQGVIEILRQKGYILKPIKMEDKVSSQKDKLDKIQTPFTTKKYESKNGDYTINIPEELYSNSNDFSYLNSKQVANMSNSVYYCVTKIPTYSCFTGENANVILSKIDSMLYENIPGKIISKKSIEINNYKGLLITNKTRNGDYHIYIIVVNTFDILIFRINGVGDYLLKSRDADNFIKSINLNVPKVNPTLIKDEKLNFSILFPGEPSKNVITGNVYNSDIIEYKFLSKLNDDCYLFQRHNYLSNNFLESDSFELNLFNESFLTNDFVSYPIEKKYFFYKSNPAIDLTYKTKDSSKLFLRVIRNKTNYFVMIVKSKSIYFNPNDFFNTLNFIENSTPEPILYTDQNGFFSVNTPFYPKFDSVMMPIMYKNNRIFSNPVISETEGALPENLINDFLGINQTYQFVNKDNDESVKVYFYQYQKYESTPDSIKMWNNYLDIFKKNKGFVLSIYKKSYLNGWNINEFILSDTGTNKICRYKTYMQLNRFYSISTITDSINYCSKWVNEFYNTFSPFNPVGNQLTKNKFYVFVKDLNNTNQDIRDACRNTFLKVDCVGFNKELKKIITNLSKNEKNYFSFKRDLIYKLGRTNDSTKRKEIVDDIVEIYRNSSDTVTFQNEALLALYEQHTFESITALKELLILDPPDLNTDYEGYNLFSNFFDSLKLSVNLFPEILQLTNIGAYKPEVNLLLATLIDSNLINPKIYENYISNILFDAKFELKKLQKNNEIILEKEHIRENKQKLNLNSKDVVIDEELKDENDNEYNELNTLNYKKYFLQSPINQYSVLLAPFYNTNVGVQKYFKKLISSKDTTNIIYTLSILIKNNVFMYNNVIDSLVNSNRYCGTLFKIFNENKILKFFPFNKTSKEQISSSILKKQLYNGWDSNDSLLFIGKRNITLNNSYGDVFFFILKQKKVDKCRIGYVGLYNNDSLNVNEFKSDTLFSYLSIVELGIDKIKDINKLVDNEYRKMLILNKESGRLFYQSDYEEKY
- a CDS encoding thioredoxin family protein → MLIRNVFSQEIIINAFTFNQYKDLCKILFDSGKSTSVDLEYNTTEILDYVKINLQRMNRVEKTFKMNPTLQEKLSLLNKKQLWIVLAESWCGDVAQNIPAINMIANSTTNIELKILLRDENEVIMNKYLTNGSKSIPKLISLNPITFKENWNWGPRPKPAQELVVSMKSKGEDFHIGVHKWYADDKSNTIQDEILKLISNN
- a CDS encoding D-alanine--D-alanine ligase; the encoded protein is MKIAVLLGGTSPERHVSLASGKAIAIALKDAGHEVLIYDIALGEKALVELESLGKPTENAPTMDELSTYDNKNIIISLQLIPKDIDIAFLALHGASGEDGTVQAVLDLMGIKYTGAGVMSSSVAMDKAMSKKLFEFEGVPTPEWFCLNSDDATIEELEEYVKDHTDYPVVVKPNTGGSTVGLTIVKDKSELMDAYNTAAIYSSSILFEEFIEGRELTVPILGGEALPVIEIKPISGMYDYASKYTAGKTEYITPADLPLDVTEEVQALALLAHDALACGSYSRVDFRLDSENNLFCLEVNTLPGMTSTSLVPKSASVIGLSFAQLCEKIIELSLQ
- a CDS encoding flippase-like domain-containing protein — its product is MLKKSIYIILISIVVIIGLWFSFKGVEWSQIFKSLKDVKIWFVVLQAFSMLIAHLIRAERWRLMISESNQIKSTFTFTYTIIGYAMSNLIPRSGEAIRPLLLSKKINRPFTQIAATVIVERLLDGIVLLVLITFLIYSAKDKLSVLFYGKNEIELLLIILIPLIVVLFFIWLIIKTKIGDLIVGKIYLINIKIGEFGKRILHDIRLGFKFDNGTKYVKIIFYSIIMWIFYGLVFYFGFYAFDFKNMYFSDMFVMLGATLIAVTIAPTPGGAGLFHYACISVLTKLYNIDNNIAVAFTLITHFIPYIFITVVGLILMIKEGVKFKFNSE
- a CDS encoding AAA family ATPase, whose product is MAFDFQRTIQELQNAIEFVNSRLINREEVIEQIFCAILTGEHALIQSRTGVAKSLMTEQIFSLINGAKYFKVQASKEQQPDTYFGALDIGKLKEGIIWHRTEGSLVESEFGFIDEIFDANDFTLRALLSLLNERQLMLGVQNQKAAIHTVIAATNYLRISDITEALLDRFAYQSVIFPDKDPFTQYRISRQYLTHGGRVAIPPKKIEYSDLYEVSKMCNGESDLVTITIPQEIAYYTNLVIRYYEELRNRQLASRPDDMPGRDFYISPRKQMKAFDLLRAIAFMHGRSTVTLSDVDKLYVLFTTIGITEEREIWKKASDALSHQFNATKALEQIKILLDLKDILDQMKVNPELMLKPIPGFEGSQSKRSILEWAKETVGVSNAEFENNKRIITEFLDKFEPTTDEVRDLRAKVQKDTWLIFRSGGNQLEETALH
- a CDS encoding exo-alpha-sialidase; translation: MIKIINSLIVILIHVIILSLIVRNFVFSQFKNIIVNNDPTTSEVHIALNPNNVNELVAGANIDKVFTSNNGGSTWNTANIISKYGVWGDPFILSVYKNNFYYFHLSYSNKSNKTTWLDRIICQKSFDKGQTWETESATGYDDKFPLRDQDKEWGCIDLSNGKYSGNIYLTWTQFDEYSSNKPNDSSNIMFSKSTDSGNSWSISKRINDKSGSCLDGDDATEGASPAVDSEGNLYVVWAYNQKLFFDKSIDGGETWLNNDIVISDQKGGWDYLVSGLQRCNGLPSISVDNSNSVYKGTIYVSWTDQRNGVDNPDVWIIKSVDKGLTWSKPIIVNNDLTKKAQFFSSMTLDQSNGKIHIIFYDRRSSINDATDVYLATSTDGGDNFNNIKISESSFTPDKSIFLGDYIGVTAYKDIIYGIWTRIENNKTSILSVRINQSTNDIVQSGSTDLFFEINSKNIRFEQKVNSLVSINIYDELGRIVCEVCTNKFFAKGFHEIQNREIDKLKGCYFVKVKLGIINKVYKINLNNL